A single region of the Stigmatella erecta genome encodes:
- a CDS encoding DofB protein, which produces MGTAFKAALIDRVFFARYVRPPARDDVAQLETQLAEARERLGQPLLYVASIVATVKVPNLEERTHLNLLLATVRKYSEVVHLIIEGSELQNSLQRVIISGMLIVTRTYDDGLAVHKSITAATSDLSERLHRDAAPLIQEARERGLVL; this is translated from the coding sequence ATGGGCACGGCATTCAAGGCGGCCCTCATCGACCGCGTCTTCTTCGCGCGATACGTCCGGCCCCCGGCCCGGGACGATGTCGCCCAGCTCGAAACCCAGCTCGCCGAGGCGCGCGAGCGCCTGGGGCAGCCACTGCTCTACGTGGCCTCCATCGTGGCAACGGTGAAGGTGCCCAACCTCGAGGAGCGCACCCACCTCAACCTGCTGCTGGCCACCGTGCGCAAGTACTCCGAGGTGGTGCACCTGATCATCGAGGGCTCGGAGCTCCAGAACAGCCTTCAGCGCGTCATCATCTCCGGCATGCTCATCGTCACCCGGACGTATGACGATGGGCTGGCGGTGCACAAGTCCATCACCGCCGCCACCAGTGACTTGTCCGAGCGGCTCCATCGCGACGCGGCGCCGCTCATCCAGGAGGCCCGCGAGCGGGGCCTCGTGCTCTGA
- a CDS encoding bifunctional 3-(3-hydroxy-phenyl)propionate/3-hydroxycinnamic acid hydroxylase — translation MSAETVDVIIVGCGPVGAITANYLGQDGVRTLIIDRELHAHTQPRAFSCDDETQRNFQSAGMVDELAVSLYHCPRMDYIDGQRNVLASAVFKGLDFGHGHTALAFFSQPQLEGVLRQGLRRFPHVELRMGHEVESFTQDDGGVTVHMTERLTGRKRTVRAQYLLGCDGSHSSIREMLQIPMKGTSYGVPWITITATTPTPEPIYTYYVCDPERPGFATRGALNEIRMDLLLRGNERTEVVEKKEVVERIIGAFMDTSRVTIVRAAVFTFHSKVAQRWRAGRVFLLGDAAHLMPPFLGQGMCSGIRDAVNLTWKLALAVKGAAGDALLDTYERERRPHAVNMINATVKMGQIFLSRSKFVAALRNKVMQWIWRNPKTRPLLRDWKVKQPIVLTHGFMAGGKHKKGLSAGTYFPQPTVGLAGGSRAALDTLFSNRFAVLCMADAAEPVRRSAEALARDLHGVLLRVLPAARAHEARNGDVVDEGGQLSAWFSLHQADTAVVRPDRFVYGASLGGEIDQLREQIREFIQPLPSERIEEAPLPSRMSSIA, via the coding sequence ATGTCCGCTGAGACTGTCGACGTAATCATCGTGGGGTGTGGCCCGGTGGGCGCCATCACCGCCAACTACCTGGGACAGGATGGAGTACGGACGCTCATCATCGACCGGGAGCTCCACGCCCATACCCAGCCCCGGGCCTTCTCGTGTGACGACGAGACGCAGCGCAACTTCCAGTCCGCGGGCATGGTGGACGAGCTGGCGGTGAGCCTCTACCACTGCCCCCGGATGGACTACATCGACGGGCAGCGCAACGTGCTCGCCTCGGCGGTGTTCAAGGGGCTGGACTTCGGACACGGCCACACGGCGCTGGCCTTCTTCAGCCAGCCGCAGCTCGAGGGGGTGCTGCGCCAGGGCCTGCGCCGCTTTCCGCACGTGGAGCTGCGGATGGGGCACGAGGTGGAGTCCTTCACCCAGGACGACGGCGGCGTCACCGTGCACATGACCGAGCGGCTCACGGGGCGCAAGCGCACCGTGCGCGCCCAGTACCTGCTGGGCTGCGATGGCTCGCACAGCAGCATCCGGGAGATGCTGCAGATTCCCATGAAGGGCACCTCCTACGGCGTGCCGTGGATCACCATCACCGCCACCACGCCCACGCCCGAGCCCATCTACACGTATTACGTGTGCGACCCGGAGCGGCCCGGCTTCGCCACGCGCGGCGCGCTGAATGAGATCCGCATGGACCTGCTGCTGCGCGGCAACGAGCGCACGGAGGTGGTGGAGAAGAAGGAGGTGGTCGAGCGCATCATCGGCGCGTTCATGGACACGAGCCGGGTGACCATCGTCCGGGCCGCGGTCTTCACCTTCCACAGCAAGGTGGCGCAGCGCTGGCGCGCCGGCCGCGTGTTTCTCCTGGGCGATGCGGCCCACCTGATGCCCCCCTTCCTGGGCCAGGGCATGTGCTCGGGCATCCGCGACGCGGTCAACCTCACCTGGAAGCTGGCGCTGGCGGTGAAGGGCGCCGCGGGCGACGCGCTGCTCGACACCTACGAGCGCGAGCGGCGCCCCCACGCGGTGAACATGATCAACGCCACGGTGAAGATGGGGCAGATCTTCCTGTCCCGCTCGAAGTTCGTGGCGGCCCTGCGCAACAAGGTCATGCAGTGGATCTGGCGCAACCCGAAGACGCGGCCCCTCTTGCGCGACTGGAAGGTGAAGCAGCCCATCGTGCTCACCCACGGCTTCATGGCGGGCGGCAAGCACAAGAAGGGCCTGTCCGCGGGCACCTACTTCCCCCAGCCCACGGTGGGGCTCGCGGGCGGCTCCCGGGCCGCGCTGGACACGCTGTTCAGCAACCGCTTCGCGGTGCTGTGCATGGCGGACGCGGCCGAGCCGGTGCGGCGCTCGGCCGAGGCCCTGGCGAGGGATCTCCACGGCGTCCTGCTGCGCGTGCTGCCCGCGGCCCGGGCCCACGAGGCCCGCAACGGGGACGTGGTGGACGAGGGCGGCCAGCTCTCCGCGTGGTTCTCGCTGCACCAGGCCGACACGGCGGTGGTCCGCCCGGACCGCTTCGTCTACGGCGCCTCGCTCGGCGGTGAAATCGATCAGTTGCGCGAGCAGATCCGGGAGTTCATCCAACCGCTGCCGTCCGAGCGCATCGAGGAGGCTCCCCTGCCCTCCCGCATGTCGTCCATCGCATGA
- a CDS encoding aldo/keto reductase, translating into MNYRLLGRTGLYVSELCFGAMTFGGEGIWKAIGTSGQAEADTLVGRCLESGINFFDTADIYSNGVSEQLLGKALGARRKDVILATKVRGRVGPGVNQLGLSRGHILDSVDASLKRLGTDYIDLYQIHGFDPVTPLDETLRALDDLVRQGKVRYLGASNLAAWQLMKALGISEHRGLSRFESLQAYYSIAGRDLERELVPLMKDQQVGLMVWSPLAGGFLSGKYRRGQQGPEGSRRASFDFPPVDRERAYTVVDVMDGIAQQHQTSVARVALAWLLHQPHVTSIIIGAKTPEQLEDNLETPKLKLTAGQLTALNTASALPAEYPGWMVARQSEDRSPKPPS; encoded by the coding sequence TCGGAGCGATGACGTTCGGAGGAGAGGGGATCTGGAAGGCGATTGGCACCTCGGGCCAGGCGGAGGCCGACACGCTGGTGGGCCGCTGCCTGGAGTCGGGCATCAACTTCTTCGACACCGCGGACATCTACTCCAACGGCGTCAGCGAGCAGCTGCTCGGCAAGGCGCTGGGCGCGCGGCGCAAGGACGTCATCCTGGCCACGAAGGTGCGCGGGCGCGTGGGCCCGGGCGTCAACCAGCTGGGCCTGTCGCGCGGCCACATCCTGGACTCGGTGGACGCGAGCCTGAAGCGGCTGGGCACGGACTACATCGACCTGTACCAGATTCACGGCTTCGATCCCGTCACGCCGCTGGATGAGACGCTGCGCGCGCTCGACGATCTCGTGCGCCAGGGCAAGGTGCGCTACCTGGGGGCCTCCAACCTGGCGGCCTGGCAGCTCATGAAGGCGCTGGGCATCAGCGAGCACCGGGGGCTGTCGCGCTTCGAGTCGCTCCAGGCCTACTACAGCATCGCCGGGCGGGACCTGGAGCGTGAGCTGGTGCCGCTCATGAAGGACCAGCAGGTGGGGCTCATGGTGTGGAGCCCGCTCGCCGGCGGCTTCCTGAGCGGCAAGTACCGCCGCGGGCAGCAAGGCCCTGAGGGCTCCCGGCGGGCCTCCTTCGACTTCCCGCCCGTGGACCGGGAGCGCGCCTACACCGTCGTCGACGTCATGGATGGCATCGCCCAGCAGCACCAGACGTCCGTGGCGCGCGTGGCCCTGGCGTGGCTGCTGCACCAGCCCCACGTGACGTCGATCATCATCGGCGCGAAGACGCCCGAGCAGCTCGAGGACAACCTCGAAACGCCCAAGCTGAAGCTGACCGCCGGGCAGCTCACCGCGCTGAACACCGCCTCCGCGCTGCCCGCCGAGTACCCGGGCTGGATGGTGGCCCGTCAGAGCGAGGACCGCTCTCCCAAGCCCCCGTCCTGA